The following are encoded together in the Salvia hispanica cultivar TCC Black 2014 chromosome 6, UniMelb_Shisp_WGS_1.0, whole genome shotgun sequence genome:
- the LOC125193753 gene encoding protein FAR1-RELATED SEQUENCE 4-like, with the protein MGVAPKLIITDQDWGIKLAVQQVLLQTRHRWCMWHIMVKVSDKLPKSLLGNEDFKKELNACVWSDLLEPDEFDIIWNDIMERYGLEDVHWFGSMFEDREFWVPAYFRDFPMGSLLRTTSMSESENSFFKNYTKPRANLVQFINFFNYVVGDQRNANSRLNYLDYSTIPDLSTQLPIEKHASTIYTDSIFKHVQQEISIVCEIVSITTVEDNIKKHQVKDQYGRTLDVMYDCKQDTFDCSCKKFSRIGLLCCHIFCLLKNKSANLIPEKYFGRRWLKSSLLKAAHGLPSEEQQPFEHLDEKQEVKKKLFSNFYRLVQKSEGSMDHLSLLSAGLDDLEQHMFGNCAAPSVIEKKKMVEDFYGMAVPDVIDVHPPDVVSTKGSASGKVAKRQSAIRKANKPLRRCGKCHEMGRHDSRNCGRVNEKSD; encoded by the exons ATGGGGGTAGCACCCAAATTGATTATCACTGATCAAGATTGGGGGATCAAACTTGCTGTTCAACAAGTACTTTTACAAACAAGGCACCGATGGTGTATGTGGCATATCATGGTTAAGGTGTCAGATAAGTTGCCCAAATCTTTACTTGGTAATGAAGATTTCAAAAAAGAGTTGAATGCATGTGTTTGGTCTGATTTGTTAGAGCCTGATGAGTTTGATATAATATGGAATGATATAATGGAACGGTATGGATTAGAAGACGTGCACTGGTTTGGATCAATGTTTGAAGATAGAGAATTCTGGGTTCCTGCTTATTTTCGAGATTTTCCCATGGGGTCGCTTCTTAGGACTACATCGATGTCTGAATCGGAGAATagcttttttaaaaactacacAAAGCCACGTGCAAATCTTGTACAGttcatcaatttctttaattatgttgTGGGAGATCAAAGGAATGCCAATTCACGATTGAACTACTTGGATTACTCAACTATTCCTGATTTGTCAACCCAATTGCCTATTGAGAAGCATGCATCTACAATCTACACTGATTCTATTTTCAAACATGTACAACAGGAAATAAGTATTGTGTGTGAGATTGTTTCTATAACTACTGTTGAGGATAACATCAAGAAGCATCAGGTCAAGGACCAATATGGTAGAACATTGGATGTTATGTATGATTGTAAGCAAGACACATTCGACTGTAGTTGCAAGAAGTTTTCCAGAATTGGTTTGTTATGTtgtcatatattttgtttgttgaagaatAAGTCTGCTAATCTCATTCCTGAGAAATATTTTGGTCGAAGGTGGTTGAAGAGCTCTTTACTAAAGGCAGCACATGGTCTACCATCTGAGGAACAACAACCATTTGAAC ATTTGGATGAAAAGCAGGAAGTTAAGAAAAAGTTGTTCTCCAACTTTTATCGATTAGTCCAAAAGTCTGAAGGAAGTATGGATCATTTGTCTTTGTTAAGTGCTGGTCTTGATGATTTGGAACAGCATATGTTTGGAAATTGTGCAGCACCTTCAGTCattgaaaagaagaagatggttgaggatttttatggaatggcAGTACCTGATGTAATTGATGTACATCCTCCAGACGTTGTTAGTACTAAAGGATCAGCTAGTGGCAAAGTAGCAAAGAGGCAGAGTGCAATAAGGAAAGCAAATAAGCCTCTACGACGGTGTGGTAAATGTCATGAGATGGGTCGTCATGATTCAAGAAATTGTGGTAGAGTCAATGAGAAGTCAGATTGA
- the LOC125196883 gene encoding cytochrome b561 and DOMON domain-containing protein At5g47530-like encodes MMKFALLLLAAAVLLSAPLATAHSCSQGFQKLAETKLPNSTPIQSCRSKTLGAELAWSFNSTSRRLHVAFGARLRHEDTGWMAWGVNPDGPQMAGTRAVIGVKHKNGTFECHKYNVTAMTKSRRCPLVPADDEDVGVEFSRCEMEYDPGLEYHVIVTAVVLPAKKFNSSETNVVWQIGEEIRGNEPLMHPKSINNFDSTETIDLDSTQIISYTRHQRSRLRIVHGIVNIVGWGTLLPSGVIVSRYMRIFPVPCKNWYDIHVTCQTSGYIIGSAGWALGLWLGKASHNYKFNIHNTAGLLIFIFATIQMLAWRLRPHPSDGYRMYWNMYHHFLGYSILALVFFNIFLGIKILEPEHVWKWAYIGVLGALGSLAITFELFGWIKFLQQNSSSKQG; translated from the exons ATGATGAAGTTTGCCCTACTCCtcctcgccgccgccgtgCTGCTCTCCGCTCCCTTGGCCACCGCCCACAGCTGCAGCCAAGGCTTCCAAAAATTAGCCGAGACAAAGCTGCCCAACTCCACGCCAATCCAGAGCTGCCGCAGCAAGACCCTGGGAGCCGAACTCGCGTGGAGCTTCAACAGCACGTCCCGAAGGCTCCACGTGGCCTTCGGGGCGAGGCTGAGGCACGAGGACACCGGGTGGATGGCCTGGGGCGTCAACCCGGACGGCCCCCAGATGGCCGGGACGAGGGCCGTCATCGGCGTCAAGCACAAGAACGGCACGTTCGAGTGCCACAAGTACAACGTGACGGCCATGACCAAGTCGCGGCGCTGCCCTCTCGTGCCGGCCGATGACGAGGACGTCGGGGTGGAGTTCAGCCGGTGCGAAATGGAGTACGACCCGGGGCTCGAGTACCACGTGATCGTGACGGCGGTGGTGCTGCCGGCGAAGAAGTTCAACAGCTCCGAGACCAATGTTGTGTGGCAGATTGGGGAGGAGATCAGAGGAAACGAGCCGTTGATGCACCCTAAATCCATCAACAACTTCGACAGCACTGAGACTATTGATCTCGACTCCACTCAAATTATTAGTTACACTCGCCATCAACGTAGTAGACTAAGAATA GTTCACGGAATTGTGAACATAGTGGGATGGGGGACACTACTGCCGAGTGGTGTGATAGTTTCGAGATACATGAGGATATTCCCAGTGCCATGTAAGAACTGGTACGACATCCACGTCACATGCCAGACCTCTGGCTACATCATCGGTTCCGCCGGGTGGGCCCTCGGCTTATGGCTCGGAAAGGCTTCCCATAACTACAAGTTCAACATCCATAATACCGCCGGACTcttaatctttatttttgcAACCATACAG ATGTTGGCGTGGAGGTTGAGGCCCCACCCCTCGGATGGCTATAGGATGTATTGGAATATGTATCATCATTTTCTAGGGTATTCCATTTTGGCGTTGGTAtttttcaacatatttttggGGATTAAGATTTTGGAGCCTGAGCATGTCTGGAAATGGGCTTATATTGGAGTTCTTGGAGCCTTGGGATCTCTGGCTATTACTTTTGAACTCTTCGGTTGGATTAAGTTTCTTCAACAAAACAGCTCGTCCAAACAAGGATGA